One stretch of Lacrimispora sphenoides DNA includes these proteins:
- a CDS encoding spore coat protein CotS — MNEKYTEVLSQYELEILDVKRGRGAWLCESNQGLKLLREYKGTLKRLEFEDQVFSQMKESCRLKVDRYVRNKEGELLSSAEDGSRWIVKDWYADRECNLKDSKEVLCAIEQIASLHKVLRRIDFKEEWNLGSILVQQPAEEMERHNRELVRARTFIRNKRKKSEFELCVMGNYDIFFEQAMEACKGMAGFYENRRDSEEYLCHGDLNQHHVLMCFHDVAIVEFNRMHKGMQMEDLYHFMRKAMEKHDWNLKLGMAMLETYTKVLPLSDADRICLYYLFLYPEKYWKQINFYYNANKAWIPARNIEKLKDLEIQQPLRNLFLSRIQN, encoded by the coding sequence ACAGAGGTGCTTTCGCAGTATGAGCTTGAAATTCTGGATGTGAAACGCGGCCGGGGCGCCTGGCTGTGTGAGTCGAATCAGGGGCTTAAACTGCTTCGGGAATATAAAGGAACCTTAAAGCGCCTGGAATTTGAAGATCAGGTATTTTCACAGATGAAAGAATCCTGCCGCTTGAAAGTGGACCGTTACGTCAGGAATAAAGAAGGTGAACTCCTCTCCAGTGCCGAGGATGGTTCCCGGTGGATTGTAAAAGACTGGTATGCGGATCGGGAATGCAATTTGAAGGATAGCAAAGAGGTATTATGTGCCATCGAACAAATTGCTTCTTTACATAAAGTGCTGCGGCGGATTGATTTTAAAGAGGAATGGAATTTAGGGTCCATTTTGGTACAGCAGCCGGCTGAGGAAATGGAACGCCATAACAGGGAGCTGGTACGCGCCCGCACGTTCATCCGGAATAAACGAAAAAAGTCTGAGTTTGAATTATGTGTCATGGGGAATTATGATATATTTTTCGAACAGGCCATGGAAGCCTGTAAGGGGATGGCAGGCTTTTATGAAAACCGGAGGGACAGTGAGGAGTATTTGTGTCATGGGGACTTAAACCAGCACCACGTCCTGATGTGTTTTCATGATGTGGCCATCGTGGAATTCAATCGCATGCATAAGGGCATGCAGATGGAGGACCTGTATCATTTCATGCGGAAAGCCATGGAAAAGCATGACTGGAATTTGAAGCTTGGTATGGCCATGCTGGAAACTTATACTAAGGTTCTACCTCTTTCGGATGCAGACAGGATATGCTTATACTATTTATTTTTATATCCTGAAAAATACTGGAAGCAGATTAACTTTTATTATAATGCCAATAAAGCCTGGATTCCCGCACGGAATATTGAAAAGCTAAAGGATTTAGAGATTCAGCAGCCCCTGCGGAATCTTTTCCTGTCAAGAATTCAAAATTGA